One genomic segment of Saprospiraceae bacterium includes these proteins:
- a CDS encoding DUF58 domain-containing protein: MLTQDILKKVRQLEIKTKGLSQHLFSGAYHSHFKGRGMSFSEVREYSPGDDIRHIDWNVTARTGQTQVKVFEEERELTLMLLIDISKSMQFGSKDKEKYLWAAEIAAVLAFAASQNQDKVGLILFSDRIHLYIPPKKGRRHILRIIRELLVQRSESGATNYHFPLQYLNRVQNKRCISFLMTDFQNDLPENTIKIVSRRHDLIGLLLRDPLEKAMPASGLFQFRDLETDEEVLLDTTDLKWQKKYREQQNAHLSRIRQILLKSKASYLELQPDETYIKTLLNFFKKRS, translated from the coding sequence CAAGACATCCTTAAGAAAGTCAGGCAACTCGAGATCAAAACCAAAGGTTTGAGCCAGCATTTATTTTCTGGTGCTTACCACAGCCACTTCAAAGGAAGGGGAATGTCATTTTCAGAAGTAAGAGAATATTCTCCAGGGGATGACATCCGGCATATCGACTGGAACGTTACTGCAAGAACCGGACAAACACAGGTGAAAGTTTTTGAAGAGGAAAGAGAGTTGACTTTGATGTTGCTCATCGATATCAGCAAATCGATGCAATTTGGATCGAAGGATAAAGAAAAATACCTGTGGGCAGCAGAAATTGCTGCTGTGCTTGCCTTTGCAGCCAGTCAAAATCAGGATAAAGTAGGTTTGATATTATTCAGCGACCGAATCCACCTTTACATTCCTCCGAAAAAAGGCAGACGACATATATTGAGAATCATCCGCGAACTCCTGGTTCAACGATCGGAGTCGGGCGCAACCAATTATCATTTTCCCCTTCAGTATCTGAATCGCGTACAAAATAAAAGATGCATCAGTTTTCTGATGACAGATTTTCAGAATGATTTACCTGAAAATACTATTAAGATTGTATCCCGAAGACACGATCTCATTGGCTTGTTGCTGCGAGATCCTTTGGAAAAAGCAATGCCGGCATCCGGATTGTTTCAGTTCAGAGATTTGGAAACCGATGAAGAGGTTTTGCTCGATACTACAGATCTGAAATGGCAAAAAAAATATCGCGAACAACAAAACGCTCACCTCTCCCGCATCAGACAGATATTATTGAAATCGAAAGCTTCGTATCTCGAATTGCAACCCGATGAAACTTATATCAAAACGCTTTTAAATTTTTTCAAAAAGAGAAGTTGA